The Patescibacteria group bacterium genome contains the following window.
CGAACTGGCCCGGGATTCGTTTAAATTCCATGAGTATTTCGAACTCCATCAGCCCAAGCCTTTGATAATTTTGGAAACAGCGGCCTTGCCGGGAGTTTCCGGCAAGTATGATTTTGTGGCCCAAGTACAAAACCCTAACCCCAAATGGCTGGCAAGAAGAGTGAGTTATCGTTTTGTTTGGCCTGGCGGCACTTTTGAAGATGATGAAGAAGATTTTATTTTGCCTGGAGAGGAAACTTATTTACTGGCTTTAAATAAGGAAGTAAGCGGCCAGGTATTAAGCCCCAAAATAGAATTTGTAAATATTAGTTGGCAAAGGGTAAAAAAGCTGATTGAAATCAGCGATAAAGATTTTATTATCAGCGATGTTGAGTTTATTTCCGGCTGGGACATTACTACACTCAACGGAGCAAAGGCGCCGTCAAGGGTAAAATTTAAAGTTCGGAACAATACGTTTTATAATTTTTGGGAAGCGGGCTTTAAAGTTGTTTTGATCCGTTATCAGGATGTAGTGGGTCTTCACTACGGCGCTGCCCCACAGTTTAAATCCGGTGAAACAATAAGCCCCGAGGTTATTTGGCTGGATGAGGTTCCAACGCCCACAGAAATAAAAATTGAGCCAGCCATTGACTATTTAACTTCTGAAAATTATATGCCGCGCGAGAGCTCGGAGGGAGAATTGAAATAAGGAAGAAAGTGTGTTATTTAACGCTGTCGGAGATTAAAATTAATGTTAACAAGTAACTAAGACACCTGCTTGTCGGAGTCTATATTTACTTTATTCCAGGTGTCCATATGAGATTAAGGAATTTTACCCCGCTGTTGAAAAGGATTGATTGGTCGTTGTTGGTCATAACAATGCTTTTGGTTTTTTTTGGCTTAGCGATTCAATATAGTTTGGGATTGAATGCCGAGGCGTCTGATTTCTCTTTTTTCAAGAAACAATTAATAGCTCTTTTTATTGGAATGGTAATATTTTGCAGTTTTATTTTTTTTGACTTTCGGGCCCTGCGGAATTACGCTTATCCTCTTTATGGTTTGGGATTGCTAATGCTTTTGGCGGTTTTATTTTTTGGAGAAACTCTGCGAGGGACGCGCGGTTGGTTTGTATTGGCAGGCTTTAGTTTCCAGGCAGTTGAATTGGTAAAATTGATTTTAGTTATTGTGTTGGCTAATTATTGGCGCAAGAACATTAAAGATGGGCGGGTGGCGGTTAAGAGTGTTGCTCGAAGCGGAGTATTAGTTTTAGCGCCAGCAGTTTTGGTGCTCTTGCAGCCGGATATGGGTTCAGTTTTGTTGCTTTTTGTTCTTTGGTTTATTTTGTTTTTAATAATTGATAAACAGCTGCCTCATATTTTAGGAGTATTGTTTCTACTGCTTTTATCAGGGTTCATGGCTTGGTTATTTATTTTAGCGCCTTATCAAAAAGAGAGAGTTTTAACATTTCTCGTGCCAGGGCGTGATCCCTTGGGCGTTGGTTACCAAATAACCCAATCAATTATTGCTGTTGGTTCGGGACAATTTTTTGGCCGGGGCTTGGGTTTGGGGCCCCAAAGCCAATTGCATTTTTTACCAGACGCGAACACGGATTTTGTTTTTAGCGTGATTGCTGAAGAATTTGGTTTTATCGGTATCTGCACACTTTTTACTTTATATGTATTATTATTGATTAGGATGATAAGGATATTAAAGACTGCTTATGATGATTTTAGTTTGTTTTTGGTCCTTGGGGTGATAGTCTTGTTTTCTTCACAAGTTTTTGTTAATATTGGGATGAATGTTGGTGTTTTGCCGGTGACTGGCGTTCCTTTGCCCTTAGTGAGTTATGGCGGCAGTTTTTTGATCATCACCCTGATGAGTTTGGGTCTTTTAGAAAGCGTGGTTATTCATGGATCGCAAAAACGAAGCTCCA
Protein-coding sequences here:
- the rodA gene encoding rod shape-determining protein RodA — encoded protein: MRLRNFTPLLKRIDWSLLVITMLLVFFGLAIQYSLGLNAEASDFSFFKKQLIALFIGMVIFCSFIFFDFRALRNYAYPLYGLGLLMLLAVLFFGETLRGTRGWFVLAGFSFQAVELVKLILVIVLANYWRKNIKDGRVAVKSVARSGVLVLAPAVLVLLQPDMGSVLLLFVLWFILFLIIDKQLPHILGVLFLLLLSGFMAWLFILAPYQKERVLTFLVPGRDPLGVGYQITQSIIAVGSGQFFGRGLGLGPQSQLHFLPDANTDFVFSVIAEEFGFIGICTLFTLYVLLLIRMIRILKTAYDDFSLFLVLGVIVLFSSQVFVNIGMNVGVLPVTGVPLPLVSYGGSFLIITLMSLGLLESVVIHGSQKRSSSVD